GGAGGGATGAATTTTTTAGATTGATTTCTAAAAACCAAAAAATTGAAATTAAATATTCTAAAGTTACGCAGTTTGTGTATCCTAACTTTCATCCTGCAAAATTACGAAAATGCAGGGCTATAGGCAAATTATAAGGGGTTTATAATTTTTAAATTGTCATAATATCAGATAGATAAGAGTATTTTTAGGGGTCTAATAAATATAAGTGCAAATTAATGTAGATTCTAAAATAGAAAAGTAAACTAATTAAAAAATTGTATAACCAAATATCAATGATACTGTGTTGTAATTTGAAAAAGTTGTTCTATAATTATAAAATAAGTCTCTACTGGTATGATATCTAAACTCTAAAGATAATTTATCATTTCTTTTATAACCTAGACCAAAACCTAAATTACCACTTGATTCTATTTCCAAATTTAAAGCTTTACCACTACTAAAATCAATAATATAAGACCCATTTAAGAATAATTTTGATTTTTTATTGATAAACATATAGTGTCTAATTCCAAAAGGTAGTTCTAAGGAACTGTAATCAACAGAATTTCTAACACTACCTTCGTTTTCTACTTTATACGATTGGTAAGTAGGTTCAACAATAAATGCCCATTTATTATTATTAAATGGAAAAATATATTCAAGTTCAAGTCCTGCTCTTAACCCAATTTTGCTTTCAAAATCTGGGTATCTTGAACTGGAACTTACAGTTGTATTATTTGTTGATAGTGACGAATTATTAAGTCCAATTCTGACATTTAGATTAAATAAATCTTGCTTTTTATTCTTTTCGTAGTTTATATAATCTTCGTTTTTACACTTATTATATTTTAAGAAAAAATCAACAAGATCTCTTTTTTTGTATTCTAAATATTTAAAACTTTTAAAAGTAATATTGTTACACTTTAAGTGAAGCCAAAGTTGTTTTTTATATTCCTCGTTCGAAACAATATTATTATCGCTATTTTTATATTTTTTTAGAATTAATTGTTCAATTTCAGAATCATTTTTTTTGTAAAGAAATTTCACTAAATTTCCATCTACATATTCGAAAAGGGTTGCATTTCCTTCTATTAAAACTTTAAAAAATGCTTGTTTTTCTTCGTATTTAAGTTCTTCACTTTCACTCAATTTATAAAGTTCATTATTAGATAAATCCATATCTACTAAAGCTCTAATATATTTTGAGCTATTATAAATGCCAAATTCTTTTACATCTGTAATTGTGTTTGTTTTTTGTTCAGAATTTTCAGAAATTTTATACTCAAATTTAGTTGGATTATTCAACCAATCAATATTTCTTATCAAGCACTCAATTTTTTTGTTTGAATTATCGATAAAGTAACCTTTATCAAATTTAATTTGAGAAAAGCTATTGATACTAATAAATAGGAATAAGAAATAAATTTTTTTCATAGTTTTTATAATAATACTTATGGTTGATTCGTAATTTTTTAAAATTTAATTTTTTGATAAGTAATATTTATCGTTGTTTTAAAATAGTAAAAATAAGTATTGATAAACGAATATTAACATTAAAATAAAAACTAAATTAAACTTGCTCTTTTAAAACAGCAATTTCATCACGTAATTTTGCAGCCACAATAAAATCTAAACCTTTGGCAGCAGCTTCCATTTGTTTTCGTTTTTTACGGATTCTGTCTTCGATTTCTTCTTTAGGTAAATATTGTAGTTCATGTTCAGCAGCCACTTGTTTTGCATTGTCATAATGATAACTGGAAACAGCAGATTTTGTTAACGTATCTTCAATTTTTTTGTTGATTTGCGTGGGTACTTTATTGTGTTTGGTATTGTAAGCAATCTGAATTTCACGTCTTCTTTCTGTTTCATCAATAGTACTTTGCATGCTATTTGTAATTTTATCAGCATACATAATAGCTAAACCATTTACATTTCTTGCAGCTCTACCAACTGTTTGTGTTAAAGATTTGTTGTTACGTAAAAAACCTTCTTTATCAGCATCTAAAATAGCAACTAAAGAAACTTCAGGTAAATCTAAACCTTCACGTAAAAGGTTTACACCAATTAAAACATCAAACAAACCTTTACGCAAATCTTGCATAATTTCCACACGCTCTAAAGTGTCTACGTCAGAATGAATATATCTACACCTAATATCAACTCTCGTTAAATATTTGGTCAATTCTTCTGCCATTCTTTTAGTTAAAGTTGTTACCAAAGTTCGTTCATCTTTTTCAACACGAATTTGGATTTCCTCAATCAAATCATCAATTTGATTCAAACTTGGACGCACTTCAATTGGCGGATCTAATAAACCAGTTGGCCTAATAATTTGCTCTACAAAAATACCTTCTGTTTTTTGCAATTCGTAATCTGCTGGCGTTGCAGAAACAAAAATAGTTTGATTCTGGATTTCCTCAAATTCCTCAAATTTCAAAGGTCTATTATCCATGGCTGCAGGCAATCTAAAACCATATTCCACCAAATTCTCTTTTCTGCTTCTATCTCCACCATACATGGCATGTGTTTGTGGTACAGTCACATGGCTTTCATCAATAACCATCAAATAATCATCAGGAAAATAATCTAACAAACAGAAAGGTCTTGTGCCAGGTTCACGTCCATCTAAATATCTGGAATAGTTTTCAATTCCAGAACAATAGCCCAATTCTCGAATCATTTCTAAATCGAATTCTGTACGTTCTTCCAATCTTTTTGCTTCTAAAGGTTTGCCAATTTCTTTAAAATAATTGACTTGTTTTACCATATCATCTTGAATTTGATGAATCGCATTTTGTAAAACGTCTGGGGAGGTCACAAATAAATTAGCAGGATAAATGGTTAAATGTTCAAACTTTTCAAGGATGTTATTGGTTTCTAAATCAAAAGATTCTAGTTCTTCAATTTCATCACCAAAAAATAAAACACGGTATCCATTATCTCCATAAGATGGATAAATAGTTACCACATCTCCTTTAACTTTAAATTTTCCACTTTTCACTTCAATTTCGGTTCTAGAATATAAACTTTGCACCAATTGATGTAAAAAAGTCGTTCTGCTTATTTGTTGACCAACGTGAACAGGAATTACGTTTTTCTTAAATTCTGTAGGATTTCCAATACCATATAAACACGAAACTGAAGCTACAACCAATACATCTCGTCTACCAGAAAGTAGGGAAGAAGTGGTGCTTAAACGTAAACGTTCAATATCTTCATTAATAGATAAATCTTTTTCTATATACGTTCCTGTTACAGGAATGTAGGCCTCAGGCTGATAATAATCATAATAAGAAACAAAATACTCCACAGCATTTTCTGGAAAAAATTGCTTGAACTCTGAATATAATTGTGCTGCCAATGTTTTGTTATGTGCCAAAACCAAGGTTGGTTTTTTTACCTCTTTCACAACATTTGCAATTGTAAATGTTTTTCCTGAACCTGTAACGCCTAAAAGCGTTTGAAATTTCTCGCCAGATTTTATGGCTTGAGATAATTCATTAATTGCTTGTGGTTGATCTCCAGTAGGAGAAAACTCTGATACCAATTTAAATTCCATACTGTAAAAATACGCATACTTAAAGTTTTAAAAAATAGATAATTTTAAAATCAAGTTAAATTTTGATTTTAGAATAATACATTTGGTAAGTTTAATTATTTCGTTCCTATGGAGCTTTTTGGTTTTTATTATTTTTTCTGTTATTAATATTTCGCTTCTATGAAGCTAAAATTCTATAGGGAAGAAAAATGACTAGCTTTTATTTTGCCACTTTATGTTATTAATAGGATGGTCCTGTAAAACTAAAAATCCCAGAGGGATGAAATATTAATAGCAAGAAGTTATAAAAGTTGATTTAGCTCCAGAGGAGCGATATATTTAAGTTGAAGATATAAAAAAATGTAAATATTTATATAATCTTAAAACGAGCAATAATTAATTAGATTTATAAAATTTAGATTCATAAATTCAATTTTGGTCATCCAAAAAAATCTCTACTAAATCAAGATAAAAAGCGTAATCACTCGTACTAATTTTTATATAATTTTAGTATTTTTATCTTATGGATTTATTTTCTTCGGATGAAATAACGAATATTTTACCTTTTGATGGTGAAACCAACTATCATGGAATTATTTTAGGTAAAAGTCAGTGCGATTTTTATTATCAACAATTATTAGAAAAAATTAATTGGAAAAATGACGAAGCTATTATTTTTGGTAAGAAGATTATTACCAAAAGAAAAGTAGCTTGGTATGGAGAATCTGAATATTCGTACACCTATTCTAAAGTTACAAAAACGGCTAACCTTTGGATAAAAGAATTGTTAGAACTCAAAGAAATCGTAGAAAAAGAAAGTAAGGAAACCTATAATTCTTGCTTGTTAAATTTATATCATTCAGGAGATGAAGGAATGGCTTATCATTCTGATGGTGAAAAAATGATGAAGAAAAATGGCGCAATTGCTTCTGTATCTCTAGGAGCTGAACGTAAATTTTCATTCAAACACAAAGAAACCAAACAACGCATTGATGTTTTTTTAGAAAGAGGGAGTTTATTAGTCATGAAAGGCGAAACTCAAAAAAACTGGTTACACAGATTACCACCAACCAAAAAAGTGAATTCGCCAAGAATTAATTTGACTTTTAGGACAATTGAATTATGATTTTTTTACAATTAACATTACAGCAAGGGGTTTAAACCCCTTGTTAAATTTGTTACATATTATCATCTGTGAAAATCCGTGAAATCTGTGTCAACCTTTTTTGCGAATTCGTGGTAGAATATCAACTGTGTAAATCCCTGAAACCTGTGTCAACATTTTAATTATCTCACAACGCAATTCAAAATAAATATTGATTATTTTTGCAAAAAACTATTTCTTTTGGATATCAATAATCAACAAACAACAAATCTTAATAAATATATTAGTTCTTCAGGAATCTGTTCAAGAAGAGAGGCCGAAAAATTTATAAAAGAAGGCAGAGTTTCCATCAATGGAAAACCTACGCAATTAGGAAATAGAGTTGGTAAAAAAGATGTTGTAAAATTAGATGGACGATTGGTAAAACCAAAAGAAGAAACACTATACATTGCTTTAAATAAGCCAGTTGGTATTGTTTCTACTACTGATGATAGAGAACCAAACAACATCGTAAAACACATTAATTATCCTGAAAGATTATTCCCTATTGGACGTTTAGATAAACCATCTGAAGGATTAATTTTCCTAACAAACGATGGAGATATTGTCAATAAAATTTTACGAGCAGGGAACAATCACGAAAAGGAATATTTTGTTTCAGTTGATAAAACAATCACAGATGATTTTATCGAAAAAATGAGTAATGGAATTCCGATTTTAGGAACTGTAACTCAAAAATGTTTGGTTGAAAAAATTAGTGCTAAAATCTTTAAAATTGTTTTAACACAAGGTTTAAATCGTCAAATTCGAAGAATGTGCGAATATTTAGATTACGAAGTAACCAAGTTAAAACGTACCAGAATTATGAATGTAGAATTAGGATATTTACAAACTGGAGATTGGCGCGAATTAACAGAAGAGGAGATGAAAGAAATTAACGGAATGATTGCTGAATCCTCAAAAACGGAGGAGGCCTCTAAAGTTAAAGAACCTGCTAAAAAGAAAGTATTCAAGAAAAAACTAGCGCCAGCTAAAAACGATTTTAATAAAAAAAGTGCTTCTTTTAGAAAATCATCACCAAAAAATAAGAGAACTACAGGCTCTAAATCTAATTTTCGTAAAAAACGAAATTAAACAAAATATTAAAACTTTCTAAATTCCATTCCTTTAGGAAGGTTAGGAAGGGCTTTTTACTATATTTGCCACAATGAAATTCGACTTAAAAATTACCGATCCAAAAAGTAAAGCAAGAGCAGGAACAATCACCACAGATCATGGTGAGATTGAAACGCCAATTTTTATGCCTGTAGGTACTGTTGGTACTGTAAAAGGAGTTCATCAAACAGAACTTAAACAACAAGTAAATCCTGATATAATTTTAGCAAATACGTATCATTTATACTTACGACCTAAATTAGATATTTTAGAAGCTGCTGGTGGTTTACACAAGTTTATGAATTGGGATAGAAATATTTTGACAGATTCTGGTGGTTACCAAGTGTATTCTTTATCTGGAAGAAGAAAAATTAACGAAGAAGGTGTAAAATTTAAAAGTCATATAGATGGTTCTATGCACTTTTTTACACCAGAAAATGTAATGGAAACTCAACGAACAATTGGGGCAGATATTATTATGGCTTTTGATGAGTGTACACCTTATCCTTGTGAATATAATTACGCAAAACGCTCTATGCACATGACTCATAGATGGTTGGATAGATGTATAAATCATTTAGAAAAACTACCATTTAAATACGGTTTTGAGCAAACTTTTTTTCCAATAGTTCAAGGAAGTACGTATAAAGATTTGCGAAGACAATCTGCAGAGTATATAGCAAATTCTAACCAAAAAGCAAATGCAATTGGCGGTCTTTCTGTGGGTGAACCTGCAGAAGAAATGTATGCAATGACTGAAGTTGTTACAGAAATTTTACCAGAAGACAAACCTAGATACTTAATGGGAGTTGGAACGCCAATTAATATTCTTGAAAATATTGCTTTAGGAATTGATATGTTCGATTGTGTGATGCCAACCAGAAATGCCAGAAATGGAATGTTGTTTACAGCTCATGGAAGCATCAACATAAAAAATAAAAAGTGGGAAAAAGATTTTTCGGCAATTGATGAAATGGGCATTACTGAAGTAGGTACCTATTATTCAAAAGCCTATTTACGTCATTTATTTGTTGCTAAAGAAATGTTAGGGAAACAAATTGCATCGATTCATAATTTAGGATTTTATGTTTGGTTAACTCGCGAGGCAAGAAAACATATTATAGCTGGAGATTTTAGAGAATGGAAAGATAAGATGGTGAAGCAAATGGATAACCGTCTTTAAAATTGTAGACAGTTTTTAAGTAGGCAGTTTGCAGTCATCAAAATAGGGATATCAAATTAAAGATTTTAAAATAAAAAATAAAGCTGCGCTTTTGAAGATAATTGATTGGTACATATTAAAACGATTTCTGGTAACTTTTTTCTTTACCTTATTAATCTTGATTCCTATAGCTGTTGCAATTGATATTTCTGAAAAAATAGATAATTTTTTAGAACATGCAGATTTAGGTTTTTATCAAATAGTAGATGAATATTATAAAAATTTTATCATCTATTATGCCAATACTTTTATGCCTTTAGCGTTATTTATCGCCGTTATTTTATTTACTTCAAAATTATCTAACAACACAGAAATTATTGCTATTAACAATGCAAAAGTATCTTTTACACGTTTTTTGTATCCCTATTTTGTTGGGGCAACTTTAATTACAATTTTATCTTTAGTAATGAATCACTTTGTGGTACCAAATAGTAGTACTACAAGAAAAAACTTCGAAAAAGAGTATATAAATAACAGAAGACAACAACAGGAATTTAAATTTGTAAGTGATTTTAGTCTTCAATTAACAGATAGTACGTATATTTTTATTAAAAATTTTAATACGGAAACCAATGCAGGTTATGATTTTACATCAGAATTATATGATGGTTTAGAGTTAAAAACAAAATTGG
The DNA window shown above is from Polaribacter sp. Hel_I_88 and carries:
- the uvrB gene encoding excinuclease ABC subunit UvrB; translated protein: MEFKLVSEFSPTGDQPQAINELSQAIKSGEKFQTLLGVTGSGKTFTIANVVKEVKKPTLVLAHNKTLAAQLYSEFKQFFPENAVEYFVSYYDYYQPEAYIPVTGTYIEKDLSINEDIERLRLSTTSSLLSGRRDVLVVASVSCLYGIGNPTEFKKNVIPVHVGQQISRTTFLHQLVQSLYSRTEIEVKSGKFKVKGDVVTIYPSYGDNGYRVLFFGDEIEELESFDLETNNILEKFEHLTIYPANLFVTSPDVLQNAIHQIQDDMVKQVNYFKEIGKPLEAKRLEERTEFDLEMIRELGYCSGIENYSRYLDGREPGTRPFCLLDYFPDDYLMVIDESHVTVPQTHAMYGGDRSRKENLVEYGFRLPAAMDNRPLKFEEFEEIQNQTIFVSATPADYELQKTEGIFVEQIIRPTGLLDPPIEVRPSLNQIDDLIEEIQIRVEKDERTLVTTLTKRMAEELTKYLTRVDIRCRYIHSDVDTLERVEIMQDLRKGLFDVLIGVNLLREGLDLPEVSLVAILDADKEGFLRNNKSLTQTVGRAARNVNGLAIMYADKITNSMQSTIDETERRREIQIAYNTKHNKVPTQINKKIEDTLTKSAVSSYHYDNAKQVAAEHELQYLPKEEIEDRIRKKRKQMEAAAKGLDFIVAAKLRDEIAVLKEQV
- a CDS encoding alpha-ketoglutarate-dependent dioxygenase AlkB, which produces MDLFSSDEITNILPFDGETNYHGIILGKSQCDFYYQQLLEKINWKNDEAIIFGKKIITKRKVAWYGESEYSYTYSKVTKTANLWIKELLELKEIVEKESKETYNSCLLNLYHSGDEGMAYHSDGEKMMKKNGAIASVSLGAERKFSFKHKETKQRIDVFLERGSLLVMKGETQKNWLHRLPPTKKVNSPRINLTFRTIEL
- the rluF gene encoding 23S rRNA pseudouridine(2604) synthase RluF, whose protein sequence is MDINNQQTTNLNKYISSSGICSRREAEKFIKEGRVSINGKPTQLGNRVGKKDVVKLDGRLVKPKEETLYIALNKPVGIVSTTDDREPNNIVKHINYPERLFPIGRLDKPSEGLIFLTNDGDIVNKILRAGNNHEKEYFVSVDKTITDDFIEKMSNGIPILGTVTQKCLVEKISAKIFKIVLTQGLNRQIRRMCEYLDYEVTKLKRTRIMNVELGYLQTGDWRELTEEEMKEINGMIAESSKTEEASKVKEPAKKKVFKKKLAPAKNDFNKKSASFRKSSPKNKRTTGSKSNFRKKRN
- the tgt gene encoding tRNA guanosine(34) transglycosylase Tgt — protein: MKFDLKITDPKSKARAGTITTDHGEIETPIFMPVGTVGTVKGVHQTELKQQVNPDIILANTYHLYLRPKLDILEAAGGLHKFMNWDRNILTDSGGYQVYSLSGRRKINEEGVKFKSHIDGSMHFFTPENVMETQRTIGADIIMAFDECTPYPCEYNYAKRSMHMTHRWLDRCINHLEKLPFKYGFEQTFFPIVQGSTYKDLRRQSAEYIANSNQKANAIGGLSVGEPAEEMYAMTEVVTEILPEDKPRYLMGVGTPINILENIALGIDMFDCVMPTRNARNGMLFTAHGSINIKNKKWEKDFSAIDEMGITEVGTYYSKAYLRHLFVAKEMLGKQIASIHNLGFYVWLTREARKHIIAGDFREWKDKMVKQMDNRL
- a CDS encoding LptF/LptG family permease — translated: MKIIDWYILKRFLVTFFFTLLILIPIAVAIDISEKIDNFLEHADLGFYQIVDEYYKNFIIYYANTFMPLALFIAVILFTSKLSNNTEIIAINNAKVSFTRFLYPYFVGATLITILSLVMNHFVVPNSSTTRKNFEKEYINNRRQQQEFKFVSDFSLQLTDSTYIFIKNFNTETNAGYDFTSELYDGLELKTKLVADNIRYNEKDSTFSVQNWRLRKIYKDRDSIFSGNKIDTVFNFTPRDLIYKSALSQEMTSDELYKFINISKKRGVKNLNAYLVEFHKRTSLPIASYILTIIAVALAFRKRRGGTGVNLAIGIGLMFVYVFLMKISEVLGAVAGVNSLLYVWMPNIFFGCVAIYLYNNARK